The stretch of DNA GATCGAACGGCACGGGCACTACGTGTGGTGTCGTCAGCGCCGGTCGTCTTACGCGGTTCGGCGGTTTGTATCGGTCGGGCCAGCCAGGTGTTCCAAGCGCCGCGCAGGCGTTGCGGGATGACATGTCACGCCGAGCGCTTGAAATCGAGTATCGAGCGCCTAGATAGAAAGAGAGTCGGCGCTGCTGTATATTCGAACAGCAACGACAACGATCGGCGCCAACCGACCGATCGGCCATTCATTACAAGACAGACGCGAAGCCGGCATCCGAGTGCCCGTACTTCTGCACCGCGCCGCGTGTCTGTGTCACTGAACGACAACTGGGCCCCCGTCAATACAACGCTTTGCAAAAGCGAGAATTACCCAGGAGAACAACAGTGGCTGAACAAGTTTTCGTCATCGATGATGACGACGCAATAAGAGAAACGCTGAAGGTCATCGTCGCCGGCGCTGGATACCGCGTGCGATGTTTCAGCAGCGCAGAACGATTTCTCGATGAACCGCGGGCCGCTCAGCGCGGCTGCGCCATCGTGGATATGAACCTGCCCGGTATCAGCGGACTGGAACTGCAGAAGCGGATCAGCTCGGCCGGTCTGGATCTGAGGACCGTATTTCTCACCGGCTACGGCACGATCGCTCTGGCGGTCGAGGCCATGCGCCTTGGTGCGACCAGCTTTCTGATGAAGCCGGCCGAACCCGATCGCCTGCTCGGTGAGCTCGAGCAGTGCGTGGGCTCGCGGAGTACGCGGGACGAGCGGCGCGAGCAGGCGATCGCTTATGCACAGCAGCTCCGATGCCTGACGCCGCGCGAAGCCGAGGTGGTCAGCGGCCTGGTCGTGGGGTTGTCGACGCGGCATGTCGCAAGCGCGCTTGGCATAAGCAAGCGCACGGCCGAGAGCCACCGGGCCAATCTGATGGAAAAACTCGGCATACGCTCGGTGGCGACGCTGACCCGCATGGCATTGCTGGCCCGTCCGTATCACAGTTTGCCGGTGTTCAGGGAAGTCGGGCGGTGCAGCTGACGCCGGCCGTATCCTGGCGCTGACGGTGGCTTGGCGGGTCGCGGGTCGGCGGCCTGCGTGAGGCCGGCCAGGCTGATCCGCATCGCCCGGTAGCGCGTGTTTGTACCGGACGCGTCGGGGCGATGACCTGTCGGCTCGCGGCTTGGCCCCAGGCGGGTCCGGCGGCGGTCAGGCACCGGTTCGAAAAAACGATCCGCTGATCGGACGGACGGTCTACCGTGGTTGCGCTGCATTTGCCTGCACTGGCCCGTGGCGTAACCCGGCCCCCCATCGATCGGGTAACAATGCTCGACAGCGTAATATATGCGGGCGCGGCCGAGCCGTGTTCGACCGTCAATTCTGGGTGGGCATGCGTACGAGCCCAGGCCGGAAGAGCAAACCCGCGGCGGGTTCGATCGCCGCGGGTTTGCCTGGCCGGTCTGAGTACCCGGCTATCGCTTAGGACGACCTATCCGTTGTGCGATCGCTGGGAGCCGGCGATGGTCGGTTCGCGTCATCGCGTGTGACGCGCCAAACGGCGTTGGTCAGATCGTCGGCCACGAGCACCGAACCATCGGGGGCGACGGTCACCCCGACCGGGCGGCCGCGCGTCTTGTTGTCTTCGGTCAGAAAGCCGGAGACGAAGTCGACCGGATCGCCGGCCGGCTGACCGTTGTCGAACGGGATGAACACGACCTTGTAACCGACCGGATCGCCGCGGTTCCAGCTGCCGTGCTCGCCGACGAACACGCCGTTGGCGAACTGGCCGCCCACCTGCGGGTTGGAGAACGCCACGCCCAGCGGTGCGTGATGTGACCCCAGACTGTAGTCCGGTGCGATGGCCGATTTCACCTTCTCGGAGTTCTGCGGCTTCACCCGCGGATCGACGTGTTGGCCCCAGTAGCTGTAAGGCCAGCCGTAGAAAGCACCGTCCTTGATGGTGGTCAGATAGTCCGGCACCAGGTTGGGGCCGAGTTCGTCGCGTTCGTTGGCGACCGCCCAGAGCTGGTCGGTGCCCGGCTGGAAAGTCAGCGCCGTGGGGTTGCGCACGCCCGTGGCATAGGCGCGATGCGCGCCGGTTTCGCGGTCGATCTCCCATATTTCGGCACGATCGACTTCCGCTTCCATGCCGCGTTCGGTGATATTGCTGTTGGAGCCGATGCCGACATACAGATGCTCGCCGTCCGGGCTGGCGGTCAGTGACTTGGTCCAGTGGTGGTTGATCTCGGCGGGCAGGGGCGTGACGAGTTCGGGCGCGCCGCTGGCCTCGAGCTGACCGGGTTCGTAGTCGAATCGGACCAGCGAGTCCTGATTGGCGACGTACAAGTCGTTGTCGACCAAGGCCAGGCCGTAGGGCGCGTTGAGCCCGTCGGCGAACACGGTCTGTTTTTCATAGGTGCCGTCGCCATCGCTGTCGCGCAGCAGGGTCAGGCGGTCGCCGCCCTTGACCGACGTGGTGCCCTGCGACTTGATGATGCCGGCGATAAAGTCCTTGGGCCGTTTCTTCGGCGCCTCGCCGCCGCCCTTGCCTTCGGCGACCAGAATATCGCCGTTGGGCAGCACCAGCGTGTGGCGCGGCACCTTCAGATCGGTCGCGATCGCGGTGATCGTATAGCCCTCGGGCACGGTCGGTTTGGCGTCGTCCCACGCGGCGGGTTCGGGGATCGTCATGTTCGGCAGCAACCCGCGCTGCGGCTCGGGCAGGTTGGGGTTGGCGCCGAACTGCTGGTCGGCGTTCGCCGCATGGGCGGCACCGGCGGCCAGAACCATCGACAGGGCTGTGGCATGGACAATGTGGCGTGTTTTCATGACCGGCCTCCGGCGTTGGCACGAGAAAAACCGAGTAGCGAGGCCACACAGGCCAGCACGGCGACGACGATCGAAAGAATGAAGCCCGTGGGCATCATCGCCCAGGCGTCCCGGGCATGGATCAGCGCGTTGACGAAGCCGAGCACCCAGGTCACCAGCAATAACAGAAAGTACAGCGCATACGGACCGCGCCGCTCGGCCCGGAACAGGCCGATGAGTGCGCAGAGCATGGCAAGGCCCGTGAAGATGAGCGCACCGGCGATCAGCCACGAAGCAAACGTGCTCCAGATGATCAAATACGACGTCGCATAGGCATAGTCGCTCAAGGCGGCGCCGAGAAAGAGGGGAAAGCTGCCGGAAAGCAGCAAGGCATGAAGCGGATGGATTCCGCTTCGATCGGGTTGTCGGGCAATCGCGGTCAAAGTGAACTCCTGGATCGTGACGGGAAGCCCTGTCCTTCGGCCGGCGTGATGCCGGGAGGGGCGTTGGGCGGCAGTGTAAGGTATCTTTGATTACCTTGATGTGTATGTCGCAGGGAAGAGGTTGGCGCCGATTCTAAAGCCTGGCTAGCGGTAGAAACACGGGTTCCGTCGGAATGGCGCGCGGATCGATCTCGTAGCGCGGCCCGGTGGGTTGGAAATCGCGGTGTCTGCCGGCATTTTCGGGCTCGAATGTCAGGTCCGGGGCGGTTCTGCGCGGCGCGGGTCTTCCGAGCGGCGGCCGTGTTCGGTGTAAAATGAAGCCATCGATTCAGTCCGTGGCCATTAGGGCCGCGCCAAACGCGTTTCAACCGATGGCCAAACAAACGATTGCCGATATCCTGGCCGAATTGCTCATCCAGGCTGGCGTGAAGAACGTCTGGGGTCTGCCGGGCGATTCGCTCAACGGCTTTACCGAAGCACTGCGCAAGCGCGATGCGATCCGCTGGATCGGCGTGCGCCACGAAGAGGTGGCATCCCTGGCCGCCGCAGCCGAGGCGGACGCCCACGGCGGGCTGTCGGTCTGTGCCGGCTCCTGCGGTCCGGGTAATCTGCATCTCATCAACGGCCTGTTCGAGGCCCAGCGCGCCCACGTGCCGATGGTGGCGATTGCCGCGCAGATTCCCTCCAGTGAGATCGGGCTCGGGTATTTCCAGGAAACCCACCCGCAGAATCTGTTTGCCGAATGCAGCGACTACTGCGAGCTGGTCTCCAACCCCGCACAGATTCCGCAGGTGCTGGAAGCGGCGATGAGCAGTGCGATCGTCAATCGCTCGGTGTCGGTGATCGTGCTGCCGGGGGATGTTGCACTGGCCGATGCGCCCGAGCATTCGCTGGCCTGGCATCCGCCGGTGCGTCCGACCATAGTGCCGCCGACCGATGCGCTCGACGTGTTGGCCGGCCATATCAACAAGGCGAAGAAGATCACCATTCTCGGCGGCTATGGCTGCGAGGGTTATCACGACGACGTGCTCGCCTTTGCCGAGCGCATCAAGGCGCCGATCGTGCACGCGCTGCGCGGCAAGCAATCGCTGGAATACGACAACCCGTTTGATGTCGGCATGACCGGGTTGATCGGATTCTCCTCCGGCTACCACGCCATGCGCGAATGCGATCTGCTCGTCATGCTGGGCACCAACTTCCCCTATCGCGAGTTCTTCCCCGAGCACGGCAATATCGTACAGATCGATATCCGCGGCTCGCATCTGGGCCGGCGCTCGCCGCTGGCCATGGGCCTGGTGGGCGATATCGGCCCCACGCTGGCCGCGCTCATTCCCAAGCTGGAAGAAAACACCAGCACCAAGTTTCTGGATTCATGCCAGGCGCATTACAAGAAAGCCCGAGAGAATCTGGACGATCTGGCCACCCCGCGCGAGGGCGACGAACCGCTACACCCGCAATACCTCACCGCCCGCGTTTCCGCGCTGGCGCACGACGACACCGTGTTCACCGCCGATGTCGGCACGCCCACCGTCTGGGCCGCCCGCTATATCCGCATGACAAAAGAGCGCCGCCTCACCGGCAGCTTCATGCACGGCTCCATGGCCGTTGCCGTGCCGGCCGCGATGGGCTGGCAGGTCGCCTATCCGCAGCGCCAGGTTGTGGCCCTGGCCGGCGACGGCGGCGTGACCATGCTCATGGGCGATCTCATCACGCTGGCCGCGGAAAAGCTGCCGGTGAAGGTCGTCGTCTACAACAACGAAACGCTCGGCTTCGTCGCCATGGAGATGAAAGCGGCAGGCTATGTCGATGCCACCACCGATATTCCACGGGTGGATTTCGCCAAGCTCGCCGAATCGCTCGGCATTCGCGGCATCCAGGTCACCGCGTCGGCCGATCTGGACGAAGCACTCAAGCAGGCCTTCGAACATGACGGCCCGGTGGTCGTGGACGTACGCACCGCCAAGCAGGAACTGTCGATGCCGCCGAAGATCGAGGCCAAGCAGGCGCGCGGGTTTTCGCTATACATGCTGCGCGCGGTGATGAGCGGGCGGGGCGACGAAGTCGTCGAGCTCGGCAAGACGAACTGGTGGGGCCGCTGACCACGGCGATCCGGTTCGGCTGAGCCACCGACGCGACGGCCGCGGCTCGCTCGGCCTATATCGCATGCGCACAATGCCGTTTGCAGGCGCGGGCCGCGAACGGCGCCCACTTCACCACCGCAGGGGTAATCCGGCATGGCGTTATCAGCCCTTTATCTGGCGGCGTTGGAAGGCTATGCGTATCTGCTGGGAATCATGGCGGTGGCCAACCTCATTCCGCCCCTGCCCGCCGAGGCAACGATCCCCTTCGCCGCGGCCCTGTTCGATGACCACGGCCTGCGTGTGCCCGGCGCGATCGGGGCGGCCGCGCTCGGCCTCGTGCTCGGCACATTGCCGCTTTATTATCTGGGGCGGCTGGCCGGGGAGACGCGCGTCAAACGGTTTCTCGTCGGCCGCGGCCGCTGGCTGCTGATCGAGCCCGCCGACATCGACCGCTCCGGCCGATGGTTTCGCCGCTACGGCGGCGTCCTGGTCGTCGCGGGTCGTCTCATCCCCGGCATGCGGTCGATGATCTCTCTGCCCGCCGGTTTTCACCGCATGCCGTTCGGCCGTTTTCTTGTATTCACGGTCATCGGCTCCACGCTATGGGCCACCGCGCTCGTGCTGGTTGGTCATTGGCTGGCGCACGCATGGCTGGGCGTCACCTCGCTCCGCGTCGGGCTTGCGTTGCTATGCATCGCCGTCGTGCTCTACCTCGTCCGGCTCGTTCGCCTGCTTAACGCGCGGGCCGATCAAAGCTGAACCGCGAGCGGCGTTCTGTGGAAGCAGGTGCTGCATGCGTGTATGGATATCCTCGGCTCGAATCACCCGACCTACGAGATCCAGACGTTTCCGCGGCGGAGTCTGCTGCGCGACGTGCCCAACCCGATGTTCTATCGGCTCGAAGCCGATATGAATGTCGAGCTAGACGACCTGTTGCACGGCTCGCTCAGCCCGCTGACATCCGACGATCAATTCGATATGAGAGCCGGCAGCGGCGGGCTCTGGACGATCGACCATTTCAATAGTGACGCGGCGCCGGAAAACTGCTTTTATGGTCATGGCAGATGCGGCGGCTCGACCGGTCGGTGGGTACTGTCCGACGCAGCGATCGGCGTGCCGGAGCCGCAATCCCAGCTATTGACCGGCTTGGCGTGCATCGCCGCCTTCGGCGTGCGGGGCACCGGGGTGCCAGATAGCCGACTGCAGCACGGCGCGCCGGGCGAGAGCGACGACGAGTGCAGTAAAACGATAAATCAGCTGAATCTTGAAGGATGCTGAACTTGTACGGGGGATAGGTGATGGTGGCTGTTCGATTGATATTCATCGCGAGCCTGCTGTTCGCCTGCGGTTTCACGCCGCCGGAGGGAGGGAATATCGAGGACCGCCCCAATGCCGCGCCGCCGACGGGCAGGGATTTGATCGTAGGCGTCTGGACTTGGACGCTTCCAAGCAATGGCTGTAACGAGGTCTATCGTTATTATGCTGACGGTAAGCTTGCAGTGATCAGTGGTGAAGAGGTGGTGCTGGGCAACTATCAGATCGCAGCTCAGCCGAATGAGTCCGGTCGCTACAAGCTCACTGACACGATTCGTGTCGACCACCCTGGCATCGACTGTGCCGGCCAGAACGTGGATCTCGCCGGTGACTCGGCTACGATCTATATCCGCTTTCACGAATCCGGCAACGCTTACTGGCCCATGTATTCGCCGTCCGGCGATTCTGGCTTCGGGCCGCTGTTTAGAGTTGCCCACTAAGCGGCTGTCAAACGACAGACGGCCGATCGGTGTGAGTGCCTAGTAACTAGGCAGGGCGATCACTGGCAAGCACGCTTACTGTTGGGCGGATCATTCGATCCTCGCATCCTCGGTGCCTGGACACGCCTCGGATCTTCCTTGGGCCGGACGGTGCAACGCGTTGGTGCGGACCGGTAGAAAGTCGGTGCGAATTGTTTGTCGGTGAAATTGACAGTACCTTCGCCTGAAACGGGCGATAAAAAAGCCCGCTGGAGCGGATATCCGATTGTGTACCTGACCGGTTCCGCAGTCGCCGAACAGTTAGGCCTGTCGGGAAACCTTACACAGGGGCGGGTTGCGGCGCGTTGTCGTCACGTGTCGCACGCTGCCCGGGCAGCGGAACAAATATTGCTTCACGGACACCTTCAAAACAATAGAAGGGGGATGTCATGAAGCGATTGGTCTCAGGGGTACTGTTCTTCTTGTCCGTTACGGCGGCTCACGCCAGCGTGACTTACGAGTGGCAGGCACTCAGCGGTACGGACGACTTCACGACCACAAGCGGAGAACTCGTCGTGACGACGGCGGCATATCGGGCCGGGGGCCTGGTTGCCAACGATACCATCGACTATTACGGGAGCCCCTATGGCGCTCGCTCGGGCGGAAGCGCCGTGCTGCATGCCCGTCTGGATATCCTTGGCTCCAATGGTTGGACTTACCGAATTCAGGCGTATCCGCGGCAAAGTCTGCTTAGCGGCGTGGGCAATCCGATGTTCTATTCGCTTCAAGCCGATATGAATATCGAGCGTGAGCAGGCCATGCTCAGTGGCTCGCTCAGTCTGTTGACGGTGGAAGACGAATTCAGTATGAGCGCCGGTAGCGACGGCCTTTGGACGATCGACTACTTCAACAGCGATGGAGCGCCCGAGAATTGCTTTGTGGGGCGATGCGGCGGTGCGACCGGTCGGTGGGTACTGTCCGACGCAGCGATCGGCGTGCCGGAGCCGCAATCCCTGCTATTGACCGGCTTGGCGTGCATCGCCGCCTTCGGCGTGCGGCGTCGTCTCAGCGCACGCACGCCTTCAGCCGGGGTCGACGCTGCGTGAGGACGATGGGGCGGCCGGGAGCCGCCCCGTCAGCAACGGACGGGGTCAGGTCCTGCCTTGGCGCACACTGGAAGACTCGGCCTGGCTCGCTGTGATCCGCTTGCCGGCGTGGCTAACTCGGGCATTGTCCCGGGTCGCGGAATTCAGCAATTGGGGTAGCGGTACGTCGGCGCGCTGGCTCGCCGCGTGTCGGCTGTTTTTGTCGCGGCTGTCCAGGCACCTAACGTCGCGCGTGCCGCGTCTTTACCGGCCGACTCAGTCGGCGGCCGGCCAGTCTCCACCGAGTGCCGTTGTCAGTTGACGGGCTTCTTCGACGAGCACGTCCGACATCCAGGCGACGGCGTCGTCGTCGAAGCAGGCGCGCGGGCCGGATAGCGACAGGGCGCCGACAAACAGCCCGTGGGCGGCGAACACCGGCGCGGCGACGGCGGCACAGGACGGGTCGCGCTCGCCGGTGGAGCGGAACAGCAGTGGTGTTTCGCTGTCCAGTGCCTGGCCAGACAACGGGTGGAAATGCTGGATGACCTTGGCCGGTGCTCCGTGCGAAAGCGGCAATAAATCGCCTGTCTTTACGTTGTCGAGAATCGAGTGGTGAGAATTCACTCGGAACAGGCACAGGCGTTGCCGGTCGTTGTAGCGCATATGAAACGATGCGCTCTGGGTGTCGCGTTCGACCAGCCGGTGCAGGGTCGCCAGGACATGCTCCTCGAGCTGGTGGCTGGCGTCGTAGGCGCGCCCCAGCCGGAAGGCCAGCGGACCCAGCTCGTAGCGCAGGTCCGGGCGCTGAACGATCAGGGCCGCACGTTCCAGCGACACGATCAGGCGCAGGATCGTGCTCTTGTAAAAACCGGTGACGCGCGACAGCTCGGATAGCGAGGGGGACTCGCTTGCGCTTTCGACAGCGGTCAGGATCTGCAGCGCGCGATCGACGGCCGCCACGCCGCCGGACGCGCTGGATCTGGATTCGGTCGCGGCGGGGCGGGGCGTCGTCAAGCGGTCAGTCTTCCTCGAATAACAGGCTGATAGCCGGGGCGTACTTGTCGCCGTGGCCGGCGGCGATCGCACGATCGAAAGTATCGATCAGATTACGGGCGCCGCAGGCATCCACGCCGACCTGTTCGGCCAGAGCCACTGCATAGCTTATGTCCTTGCGTGCATAGGATACCGGGAATGCCTTTTCAGGGAAGGATTGCGGCAGGATCGCTTTGCGGCCGTGGTTGGCCAGCGCGAAGCTGTCGGCCGAACCGCTGGCCAGTGCGTCGAACAGGACCGTCGGATCGATGCCCGCGCGCTGGCCGATCGCGCGGGCCTCCGACAATGCCAGCACGGTCTCGTACAGCACCATGTTGTTGAGAATCTTGACGATCTGGCCGGTGCCGATGTCGCCCGCATGGCGTATATCGCTGGCGAAATGAGCGATCAGCGGTTGGATGGTCGTGAAGATCTCCGGCTTGGCGCCAACCGGCATGGCCAGCGTGCCGGCCTCGGCCGCGGCCCGGGTGCGCATGACCGGCGCATCGGCGAAATCCACGCCGCGCTCGGCCAGGGCCGCTGCGACTTCGCGGGTGATATCCACGGGCGAGGTGCTCAAATCGACCACGAGCTGGCCGGCTTGCAGGCGATCGATCAGCCCGTCGTCGCCCATGACCACCTCGCGGACGATCTCGCCCGAGGGGAGCGACAGGAAGATGATGTCGGCCTGCCTGGCGATGGTGGCGTAATCGGCGGTAACCGCGCCCGCGGCTTCCAACCGGGCCAGCGGCGCGCTGTCGTTGTCGGCCACGAGCACGCGGGCGCCGCTTTTTTCGACCAGATGACGGCACATGGGCTCGCCCATGACGCCGACGCCAATAAAACCGAGAGCACGATCGTTCGAGCGGGAATCGTCTGCTTGCATCATAAATCTCCTCGAATGCGGTGGGGAGCCGGCAGTCAGCCGGCAGCGGTCGTTTAGCGGGCAGGGGTATCCAGCTGCCAGTACAGGGCCTTGCTCTGCTGGTACAGGCGTACACCCGACAGCCCCTTCTCGCGGCCGATACCACTGTCCTTGAAGCCGCCGAATGGGGTAGCGATCGACAGCTGCTTGTAGGTGTTGATCCAGACCGTGCCGGCTTCGATGGCACGGGCCACGCGCCATGCTCTTCGGTAGTCGGCGGTCCAGATACCGGCGGCCAGGCCGAATGCCGTGTCGTTGGCCTGCGCCACGAGATCGGCCTCGTCGTCGAACGCCAGCACGCACAGCACCGGGCCAAAGATTTCCTCGCGCACCGGCGTGGCCTGGTTGGGCAGGTCGGTGATCACGGTGGGCTGGTAGAAAGCGCCGTTTTCGAGCCGCTTTTCGCTCGGTCTCCGGCCGCCGGTGGCGATGCAGCCGCCTTCGCGCCGGGCCGTTTCGATCATCTGTTCGATGCGACCACGCTGTGCAAAGCTGGCGATCGGACCCATCTGGGCGCCGTCGGTATCGGGCAGGTCGACGCGGATTCCTTCGGCATGCGCGACCAGGCGCTCGAGCACGGTGTCGTATACGCGACGCTGGACGAATAGACGCGAGCCGGCCACACAGGATTGCCCGCTGCCTTCGAAAATGCCGCCGGCGACGCCGGCGACGGCCGCATCCAGATCGGCA from Salinisphaera sp. T31B1 encodes:
- a CDS encoding PEP-CTERM sorting domain-containing protein (PEP-CTERM proteins occur, often in large numbers, in the proteomes of bacteria that also encode an exosortase, a predicted intramembrane cysteine proteinase. The presence of a PEP-CTERM domain at a protein's C-terminus predicts cleavage within the sorting domain, followed by covalent anchoring to some some component of the (usually Gram-negative) cell surface. Many PEP-CTERM proteins exhibit an unusual sequence composition that includes large numbers of potential glycosylation sites. Expression of one such protein has been shown restore the ability of a bacterium to form floc, a type of biofilm.), whose translation is MKRLVSGVLFFLSVTAAHASVTYEWQALSGTDDFTTTSGELVVTTAAYRAGGLVANDTIDYYGSPYGARSGGSAVLHARLDILGSNGWTYRIQAYPRQSLLSGVGNPMFYSLQADMNIEREQAMLSGSLSLLTVEDEFSMSAGSDGLWTIDYFNSDGAPENCFVGRCGGATGRWVLSDAAIGVPEPQSLLLTGLACIAAFGVRRRLSARTPSAGVDAA
- a CDS encoding sorbosone dehydrogenase family protein; translated protein: MKTRHIVHATALSMVLAAGAAHAANADQQFGANPNLPEPQRGLLPNMTIPEPAAWDDAKPTVPEGYTITAIATDLKVPRHTLVLPNGDILVAEGKGGGEAPKKRPKDFIAGIIKSQGTTSVKGGDRLTLLRDSDGDGTYEKQTVFADGLNAPYGLALVDNDLYVANQDSLVRFDYEPGQLEASGAPELVTPLPAEINHHWTKSLTASPDGEHLYVGIGSNSNITERGMEAEVDRAEIWEIDRETGAHRAYATGVRNPTALTFQPGTDQLWAVANERDELGPNLVPDYLTTIKDGAFYGWPYSYWGQHVDPRVKPQNSEKVKSAIAPDYSLGSHHAPLGVAFSNPQVGGQFANGVFVGEHGSWNRGDPVGYKVVFIPFDNGQPAGDPVDFVSGFLTEDNKTRGRPVGVTVAPDGSVLVADDLTNAVWRVTRDDANRPSPAPSDRTTDRSS
- a CDS encoding DedA family protein, whose product is MEGYAYLLGIMAVANLIPPLPAEATIPFAAALFDDHGLRVPGAIGAAALGLVLGTLPLYYLGRLAGETRVKRFLVGRGRWLLIEPADIDRSGRWFRRYGGVLVVAGRLIPGMRSMISLPAGFHRMPFGRFLVFTVIGSTLWATALVLVGHWLAHAWLGVTSLRVGLALLCIAVVLYLVRLVRLLNARADQS
- a CDS encoding NAD(P)-dependent oxidoreductase, with product MQADDSRSNDRALGFIGVGVMGEPMCRHLVEKSGARVLVADNDSAPLARLEAAGAVTADYATIARQADIIFLSLPSGEIVREVVMGDDGLIDRLQAGQLVVDLSTSPVDITREVAAALAERGVDFADAPVMRTRAAAEAGTLAMPVGAKPEIFTTIQPLIAHFASDIRHAGDIGTGQIVKILNNMVLYETVLALSEARAIGQRAGIDPTVLFDALASGSADSFALANHGRKAILPQSFPEKAFPVSYARKDISYAVALAEQVGVDACGARNLIDTFDRAIAAGHGDKYAPAISLLFEED
- the poxB gene encoding ubiquinone-dependent pyruvate dehydrogenase → MAKQTIADILAELLIQAGVKNVWGLPGDSLNGFTEALRKRDAIRWIGVRHEEVASLAAAAEADAHGGLSVCAGSCGPGNLHLINGLFEAQRAHVPMVAIAAQIPSSEIGLGYFQETHPQNLFAECSDYCELVSNPAQIPQVLEAAMSSAIVNRSVSVIVLPGDVALADAPEHSLAWHPPVRPTIVPPTDALDVLAGHINKAKKITILGGYGCEGYHDDVLAFAERIKAPIVHALRGKQSLEYDNPFDVGMTGLIGFSSGYHAMRECDLLVMLGTNFPYREFFPEHGNIVQIDIRGSHLGRRSPLAMGLVGDIGPTLAALIPKLEENTSTKFLDSCQAHYKKARENLDDLATPREGDEPLHPQYLTARVSALAHDDTVFTADVGTPTVWAARYIRMTKERRLTGSFMHGSMAVAVPAAMGWQVAYPQRQVVALAGDGGVTMLMGDLITLAAEKLPVKVVVYNNETLGFVAMEMKAAGYVDATTDIPRVDFAKLAESLGIRGIQVTASADLDEALKQAFEHDGPVVVDVRTAKQELSMPPKIEAKQARGFSLYMLRAVMSGRGDEVVELGKTNWWGR
- a CDS encoding response regulator — its product is MAEQVFVIDDDDAIRETLKVIVAGAGYRVRCFSSAERFLDEPRAAQRGCAIVDMNLPGISGLELQKRISSAGLDLRTVFLTGYGTIALAVEAMRLGATSFLMKPAEPDRLLGELEQCVGSRSTRDERREQAIAYAQQLRCLTPREAEVVSGLVVGLSTRHVASALGISKRTAESHRANLMEKLGIRSVATLTRMALLARPYHSLPVFREVGRCS
- a CDS encoding helix-turn-helix domain-containing protein produces the protein MTTPRPAATESRSSASGGVAAVDRALQILTAVESASESPSLSELSRVTGFYKSTILRLIVSLERAALIVQRPDLRYELGPLAFRLGRAYDASHQLEEHVLATLHRLVERDTQSASFHMRYNDRQRLCLFRVNSHHSILDNVKTGDLLPLSHGAPAKVIQHFHPLSGQALDSETPLLFRSTGERDPSCAAVAAPVFAAHGLFVGALSLSGPRACFDDDAVAWMSDVLVEEARQLTTALGGDWPAAD
- a CDS encoding DUF2231 domain-containing protein translates to MTAIARQPDRSGIHPLHALLLSGSFPLFLGAALSDYAYATSYLIIWSTFASWLIAGALIFTGLAMLCALIGLFRAERRGPYALYFLLLLVTWVLGFVNALIHARDAWAMMPTGFILSIVVAVLACVASLLGFSRANAGGRS